From the Candidatus Binatia bacterium genome, one window contains:
- a CDS encoding GNAT family N-acetyltransferase produces the protein MNAPAPEIRIRRARWRDFQAVADLVAQCAAGELQAERRTIRRFRHIVHDLGNDLYLAFVEDVLAGLIHLVYVRELVAPRRAEICTILVSPIVEAGGIADSLLALACKRAQKRDCGLIVIRSSAAPPNLSPSLAAAGFRSAGEWYKAAVPPLHAGSAKQED, from the coding sequence ATGAACGCTCCAGCACCGGAAATCCGGATCCGCCGAGCACGTTGGCGTGATTTCCAAGCCGTGGCCGACTTGGTTGCGCAGTGTGCAGCTGGGGAGCTCCAGGCCGAGCGGCGGACCATTCGGCGGTTTCGTCACATTGTGCATGACCTCGGAAACGACCTTTACCTCGCGTTTGTCGAGGACGTGCTGGCCGGGTTAATTCACCTCGTCTATGTGCGCGAGCTCGTCGCGCCGCGAAGGGCAGAGATCTGCACGATCCTGGTGTCGCCCATCGTCGAAGCCGGTGGCATCGCCGACTCCTTGCTCGCACTCGCCTGCAAACGGGCGCAAAAACGGGATTGCGGTTTGATTGTCATTCGTAGCAGTGCAGCACCCCCAAACCTTTCCCCTTCGCTGGCTGCCGCTGGATTCCGCTCTGCCGGGGAGTGGTATAAAGCCGCCGTACCGCCCCTACACGCTGGCAGCGCGAAACAGGAGGATTGA
- a CDS encoding chloride channel protein, with the protein MGLPLNSSSAAAQAVSAESELEAYLSVRQQRRWIFPRAALVGLLAGAVAVLFRSVLMGADTVRLALTAWSHSVPTWGWMAPVFGSTCGAALTADLTRRFAPEAAGSGIPHLEAVLRRYRNLCWQRLLPVKFFGGVLAIGSGLVLGREGPTVQMGGATGAAVAHWLKVSETKRLTLITAGAGARLAAAFNARLAGLVFVLEEVRRDFQPIVFGAAFIACVIADVMPGLRSGRTQCSRFPHMQRHRWRHFLFLQCSDLPPACLEEPSTAGF; encoded by the coding sequence ATGGGTCTGCCGCTCAACTCCTCCAGCGCTGCCGCGCAAGCGGTCTCAGCCGAGTCGGAGCTCGAAGCGTACCTCTCTGTGCGGCAACAGCGCCGCTGGATTTTTCCGCGCGCTGCACTTGTTGGCCTTTTGGCCGGGGCCGTCGCCGTGCTTTTCCGTAGCGTGCTGATGGGAGCGGACACGGTGCGCCTGGCACTTACTGCATGGAGCCACTCGGTTCCGACGTGGGGATGGATGGCACCCGTGTTCGGGTCTACTTGCGGCGCGGCCCTTACGGCAGACCTCACCCGCCGCTTTGCGCCCGAGGCCGCGGGCAGTGGCATTCCTCACCTCGAGGCTGTCTTGCGCCGCTATCGTAACCTTTGCTGGCAGCGACTGCTGCCGGTGAAGTTTTTTGGCGGTGTGCTGGCAATCGGAAGCGGCTTGGTGCTCGGACGCGAGGGGCCAACGGTGCAAATGGGAGGGGCAACGGGAGCTGCCGTAGCGCATTGGCTGAAGGTGTCCGAGACAAAGCGTCTTACTCTGATTACGGCCGGAGCCGGTGCAAGGCTGGCTGCAGCATTCAATGCGCGGCTGGCTGGTCTTGTTTTTGTGCTCGAAGAGGTGCGTCGCGACTTTCAACCCATCGTGTTCGGTGCAGCCTTTATCGCGTGCGTAATCGCCGACGTTATGCCCGGATTGCGTTCGGGTCGCACCCAGTGTTCGAGATTCCCGCATATGCAACGCCACCGCTGGCGTCACTTCCTCTTTTTGCAGTGCTCGGACTTGCCGCCGGCTTGCTTGGAAGAGCCTTCAACCGCGGGCTTCTGA
- a CDS encoding VCBS repeat-containing protein has protein sequence MDPLASYYEVGKVAVFAGDGRWGFSKLEEYSPGGGVHGMAVADFDHDGGLDIAVLYQRGVRYFARVLWSRGAGAEREVGSEFEGLGAVGGISAGDFDGDGWFDLAVSHSFDPSGNPWSTVSFYCNDGGVLKIDEPYNLVADYPGNPLWFSDGFAQILPRANGDFDGDGIDDLAVGATCFFPRATATWIPCNWERIMQVPEGLGCG, from the coding sequence ATGGACCCGCTGGCTAGTTACTACGAGGTAGGTAAGGTGGCGGTTTTCGCAGGCGATGGAAGATGGGGGTTTTCGAAACTTGAAGAATACTCGCCTGGCGGTGGGGTTCATGGAATGGCCGTGGCGGACTTCGACCACGATGGGGGATTGGATATTGCCGTACTTTATCAGCGCGGGGTTCGCTACTTTGCGAGGGTTCTTTGGTCCCGCGGTGCCGGTGCCGAGCGTGAGGTGGGCAGCGAGTTCGAGGGGCTCGGAGCAGTCGGGGGCATATCGGCAGGGGATTTCGACGGCGACGGCTGGTTCGACTTAGCCGTGAGCCACTCGTTCGATCCCTCCGGCAACCCCTGGTCCACCGTGTCTTTTTATTGCAATGACGGGGGTGTCCTAAAAATTGACGAGCCTTACAACCTCGTGGCGGATTATCCTGGGAACCCGCTGTGGTTCAGTGATGGTTTCGCGCAAATCCTACCGCGCGCTAACGGCGACTTCGACGGCGACGGGATTGACGACCTCGCGGTCGGCGCGACTTGCTTTTTTCCCCGCGCGACCGCGACTTGGATCCCATGCAATTGGGAGCGGATCATGCAGGTGCCCGAAGGCCTCGGATGCGGATAG
- a CDS encoding chloride channel protein, which yields MFEIPAYATPPLASLPLFAVLGLAAGLLGRAFNRGLLKTLELFGRVPPSFAILAAALVGSAVGLIGYHLPHVPGNGHALAEAVLRGGFSLPSLVGLFALRFALTMASYGKGVPGGIFAPLLVLGALLGRTHEECFRIVFPAAVPTAEAFAVVGMAAYLSAIVRAPLTGIMLIVEMTGNYDQKLPLLVSCFCAYVVMEFFQDLPIYEALLERDLRLDAPARAPENPIVEFVVEPNEPFVGQQVRNLGLPTGCILVRCVDGKHEWVPRADTRLAAGMRLTAFIAPEAYGGLEILRQGCGSSAARTLKREAENTGLTASAARSE from the coding sequence GTGTTCGAGATTCCCGCATATGCAACGCCACCGCTGGCGTCACTTCCTCTTTTTGCAGTGCTCGGACTTGCCGCCGGCTTGCTTGGAAGAGCCTTCAACCGCGGGCTTCTGAAAACGCTCGAGCTCTTCGGGCGCGTTCCCCCTTCGTTTGCAATACTGGCCGCAGCCCTAGTGGGATCCGCCGTTGGCCTCATTGGCTATCATCTCCCACACGTCCCAGGTAACGGGCATGCGCTTGCCGAAGCGGTGCTGCGCGGGGGCTTTTCGCTGCCCAGCCTCGTCGGGCTGTTTGCCCTCCGCTTTGCACTCACCATGGCCAGCTATGGAAAGGGGGTTCCCGGGGGCATTTTCGCCCCTTTGCTCGTTCTCGGAGCCCTACTGGGGCGGACACACGAGGAGTGTTTCCGAATTGTCTTCCCGGCTGCGGTGCCGACTGCGGAGGCCTTTGCCGTGGTAGGAATGGCTGCGTACCTTTCCGCTATTGTCCGGGCACCGCTCACGGGCATCATGCTGATTGTGGAGATGACGGGCAACTACGACCAAAAGCTCCCGCTGCTGGTAAGCTGCTTTTGCGCGTACGTTGTCATGGAGTTCTTCCAAGATCTCCCAATTTACGAAGCTTTACTCGAGCGCGATCTTCGACTGGACGCGCCGGCGCGCGCTCCCGAGAACCCAATTGTCGAGTTCGTCGTCGAACCCAATGAGCCATTCGTCGGCCAACAGGTGCGCAACCTGGGGCTTCCGACGGGTTGCATTCTTGTGCGTTGCGTCGATGGCAAACATGAGTGGGTACCTCGGGCGGATACCCGCCTCGCGGCAGGGATGCGGCTCACGGCGTTCATTGCGCCCGAGGCATACGGCGGGTTGGAGATTCTCCGACAGGGATGCGGCTCCTCGGCAGCGAGGACGCTCAAGCGCGAAGCAGAAAATACGGGGCTAACCGCAAGCGCAGCTCGCTCCGAGTGA
- a CDS encoding VCBS repeat-containing protein: MIVRRARDRILAEKYRVPSGQYPRSVHVCDLDGDGRLDIAVGGINALGVLYGQGGFLFEPHFYPRVGNLPNAPVVNGDVNRDGLIDLVQGATT; this comes from the coding sequence ATGATCGTCCGACGAGCGCGCGACCGGATCTTGGCGGAGAAGTACCGGGTGCCAAGCGGTCAGTACCCCCGCTCTGTGCACGTGTGCGACCTGGACGGAGATGGGCGACTGGACATTGCGGTGGGAGGGATTAACGCGTTGGGTGTTCTCTATGGGCAGGGCGGTTTTCTGTTTGAACCGCACTTTTATCCACGCGTGGGGAACTTGCCCAACGCTCCGGTGGTGAACGGCGACGTGAACCGTGACGGGTTGATCGACCTAGTTCAAGGGGCGACCACGTAA